A region of the Pseudomonas sp. J452 genome:
GAGCGTTACCTGCGCTTCATCAAGGAATACCTGGCGCCGCGCTACATCGAGTTCATCGGCAAGGAGATCCAGACCGCCTACCTGGAGTCCTACAGCGAGTACGGACAGAACATCTTCGACCGCTACGTGCTGTACGCCGACTTCTGGATCCAGGACCAGGAATACCGCGACCCGGAAACCGGCGAGATCCTCAACCGCGTGGCCCTCAACGAGGAGCTGGAGAAGATCGAGAAGCCGGCCGGAATCAGCAACCCGAAGGATTTCCGCAACGAGATCGTCAACTTCGTGCTGCGCGCCCGTGCCAACAACAACGGCAAGAACCCGACCTGGCTCAGCTACGAAAAGCTGCGCGTGGTGATCGAGAAGAAGATGTTCTCCAACACCGAGGATCTGCTGCCGGTCATCAGTTTCAACGCCAAGGCGAGCAAGGAGGATCAACAGAAGCACAACGACTTTGTCACCCGAATGGTCGAACGTGGCTACACCGAGAAGCAGGTGCGCCTGCTGTCCGAGTGGTATCTGCGGGTTCGCAAGTCGCAGTAACCCGTTGCCGGCGCGGCAGTCGCTGCCGCGCTGGTCGCCGCGTGTCCGCTGGGCGCGCGTGCAACGAACCGGCGCATAGCCTCGCGAGCTAGAGCAAGACGCGCAGCAGGCTATGGCAGGTTCTAAGGAGATGTCATGAGCTATGTGATAGACCGGCGCCTGAATGGCAAGAACAAGAGCACGGTGAACCGCCAGCGCTTCCTGCGGCGTTACCGTGACCACATCAAGAAGGCCGTGGAGGAGGCCGTCAGCCGGCGCTCCATCACCGACATGGAGCACGGCGAACAGATCAGCATTCCCGGCCGCGATATCGACGAGCCGGTGCTGCACCATGGCCGCGGCGGCAAGCAGACCACCGTGCACCCCGGCAACAAGCAGTTCAGCGGTGGCGACCATATCCCCCGCCCCTCCGGCGGTGGTGGCGGTCGTGGTGCCGGCAAGGCGAGCAACTCCGGCGAAGGCATGGACGAGTTCGTCTTCCAGATCACCCAGGAGGAATTCCTCGACTTCATGTTCGAGGACCTGGAGCTGCCCAACCTGGTCAAACGTCACCTGACCGGCAGCGACACTTTCAAGACCGTGCGCGCCGGCATCAGCAACGAAGGCAACCCGTCACGCATCAATATCGTGCGCACCCTGCGCTCGGCCCATGCGCGGCGCATCGCCCTGTCCGGCAGCAGCCGCGCCAAACTCAAGCAGGCTCTGGCCGAGCTGGAGCGCCTGAAGCTGGAAGAGCCGGACAACTTCAGTGACATCCAGGCGCTGGAAGAGGAAATCAGCAAGCTGCGCGTGCGCATCAACCGCGTACCGTTTCTCGACACCTTCGACCTCAAGTACAACCTGCTGACCAAGCAGCCCAATCCCAGCTCCAAGGCGGTGATGTTCTGCCTGATGGATGTGTCCGGCTCAATGACCCAGGCCACCAAGGACATCGCCAAGCGCTTCTTCATCCTCCTGTACCTGTTCCTCAAGCGGAACTACGACAAGATCGAGGTGGTGTTCATCCGCCACCACACCAGCGCCAAAGAGGTCGACGAGGAAGAGTTCTTCTACTCGCGGGAAACCGGCGGCACCATCGTCTCCAGCGCGCTGAAAATGATGCAGGAGATCATGGCCGCGCGTTACCCGATCAACGAGTGGAACATCTACGCCGCCCAGGCGTCGGACGGCGACAACTGGAATGACGATTCGCCGATCTGCCGCGATATCCTGATCAACCAGATCATGCCGTTCGTGCAGTACTTCACCTACGTCGAGATCACCCCGCGCGAACACCAGGCGCTGTGGTTCGAGTATGAACAGGTCGGTGAGAGTTTTGCCGACACCTTCGCCCAGCAGCAGCTGGTCTCGTCCGCCGACATCTACCCGGTGTTCCGTGAACTGTTCCAGCGCCGCCTGGTGACCTGAGGGGAACCGCGATGACCACATCCGAGAAAAAACGCCAGCCGATCTCCATCGGCTCGGAATGGACTTTCGAACTGGTGCGCCAGTACGACCGCGAGATAGCCCGCATCGCCGAGCGCTATGCACTGGATACCTACCCCAACCAGATCGAGGTGATCACCGCC
Encoded here:
- a CDS encoding YeaH/YhbH family protein, whose product is MSYVIDRRLNGKNKSTVNRQRFLRRYRDHIKKAVEEAVSRRSITDMEHGEQISIPGRDIDEPVLHHGRGGKQTTVHPGNKQFSGGDHIPRPSGGGGGRGAGKASNSGEGMDEFVFQITQEEFLDFMFEDLELPNLVKRHLTGSDTFKTVRAGISNEGNPSRINIVRTLRSAHARRIALSGSSRAKLKQALAELERLKLEEPDNFSDIQALEEEISKLRVRINRVPFLDTFDLKYNLLTKQPNPSSKAVMFCLMDVSGSMTQATKDIAKRFFILLYLFLKRNYDKIEVVFIRHHTSAKEVDEEEFFYSRETGGTIVSSALKMMQEIMAARYPINEWNIYAAQASDGDNWNDDSPICRDILINQIMPFVQYFTYVEITPREHQALWFEYEQVGESFADTFAQQQLVSSADIYPVFRELFQRRLVT